The segment CATCAAACAACCGCTCTGGCTTAGTAATAGGTGCAAATGGCAGTCCATTCTTTTCGAAGATATCGCTAATGTGCTTCGCTGAAAAATCGGCCAGACGCCTTCTAACTTCAGGAATTAATGTTGGCCTAGCTTGCACACGCTGATTATTTAGCTTTAATGTTGGATCTTCATAAAGATCAGCAAATCCAAAAGCATCACAAAAAATCTTCCACTGCGTATCAGATACTACGGCCAAGAAGATCTTTTCCCCGCCCTGGACTTCAAATACATCATAGATCGCCCATGCGGAAATGCGACTTGGCATTGGCTTAGCAGCATTACCTGTAACGGCATACTGCATCATGTGCTGGCCAACTAGGAATACATTGTTTTCAAATAGCGAACTCTGAACTTCCTGACCTTCTCCGGTGATATCGCGTTGCCGCAATGCAGCCATTACCCCAATTGCTCCAAAGATGCCACCCATAATATCGTTGACTGATGTACCAGCACGCAGTGGGCGATCTTCTGGGCCAGTCATATAAGCTAGACCGCCCATCATTTGGACCACCTCATCCAAGGCGGTTCGATGGTCGTATGGACCTGGCAAAAAACCTTTATGAGAGACATAGATAATCTTAGGATCACTCTTTTTTAGAGTGTCGTAGTCAAGCCCCAACTTAGCCATTGTTCCAGGCTTAAAGTTCTCGCTCACTACATCAGCGCTAGCTACAAGCTTTTTGACAATCTCAATGCCTTCGGGAGTTTTCATGTCTACCGCAATGCTTTTCTTGTTGCGGTTGAACATTGGGAAAAATCCTGCTCCTGAACCTAATAAATTTCTAGTCTTGTCACCATCAATCGGCTCAACCTTAATCACATCGGCGCCTAAATCGCCCAATATCATTCCGCAGGTTGGTCCCATAACCATGTGTGTGAACTCAACAACACGAACTCCTTCATACGGCAATTTATTCTTAGTGCTCATTAGTTACTCCAATGTGTTGCTGGCTCAAAGCCTTTTGGAACACCGGCCTCTGGAACCATGCCATAGATCGCCTCATTTGGAACACCAATTTGCAATGGCTGACGAGCTTCAAATAAGAGATCTAAATTAACCCCTGTTTTGATTCCCATCGCTTCAAACATAAATACAAGATCCTCTGTCACAACATTTCCTGATGCGCCCGGCGCGTATGGGCAACCACCCAAACCACCCATCGAAGAGTCAAATGATGTCACCCCTTCTTCATATGCAGCCAAACAATTAGCTAATCCAAGCCCACGTGTGTTGTGCAAATGCGCAGCTCCAGCCTTATCTCCAATTGCTGCTTTCAAACGCTTGAATAATCTTTTGATTTGAGCTGGATTAGCATAACCGGTTGTGTCTGACAGACCAGACTCATCTGCACCAGCGGCAATAACTTGCTCGGCCATCCAAATGACCTCATCTTCCGGAACCAATCCTTGCAGAGTGCATCCGAATGCGGTAGCTATTCCTGCTTCAACCTTAACGTGGGGGGCGTAATCTTTTCGATATTGAGCAATTTTTTTAACTTCCTCAATCATCTCCTCGCGCGTCTTTCGAACATTTGCCAATGAGTGAGCTGCACTCGCTGAGACAGGAACTGTAACCTTATCCACCCCCGCTTCGATCGCGGCCTGAGCACCTTTAAGATTCGGTACTAAAGCCATTACCGTCAAACCTGGAAGGTTTTTAGCGTAGCGCACCACCTGATCTGCATCGGCCATTTGTGGCAAAAGTTTTGCAGGGACAAATGAAGCAACTTCAATCTCACGAATGCCAGCTGTATACAAAGCATCAATCCATGCATTCTTTTTTTCTGTAGGCATGATCGACTTGATGGATTGCAACCCATCTCTTGGACCAACTTCACTAATCAGAATATCTGTTGACGTCGAATTCATTGCGTTCTATCCTATAGAATATAGTTCTATTATTTAATCACACAAGATTGAGGTTGTCCATGCCCAAAATATCGAGCAAACAAAATAGCGTCAAAATTGCCCTTTCTGATACTGGGGTAGCCTCTGTAGATAAAGCACTAGGCATCTTGAGACTGTTTCATTCCGATGCTCCCGAACTTTCCTTAATGCAGATTGCAGAACGAACAGGCTTGTATAAAAGTACCGCCCTGCGCATGCTAGCCTCCCTCGAGAGCGCATTACTTGTTATAAAAAAAATGGACGGCAAATACGCTTTAGGCCCAACTATCGCATCCTTATATGCTGCGTATCAACATCAACAATCCCTTGAAGCCATAGTTATGCCCATACTGAATAAACTCATGCGGATAACCCACGAAAGCGCCGCCTTTCATGTGCGTCAAGGTGATAAGCGCCTTTGTCTGTATCGAGTAGATTCGAATCAAGCGCTACGAGATCACATCAAAGTAGGCGACTTACTTCCCATTGACAAAGGAGCTGGTGGAAAAGTTTTACGAGCCTTTGAGGGGTCTAAAGATAAAGCTTCAGCGCAAATTCGTAAAGATATGGTGCTAGCAATTACTGGCGATCGCGTTAAAGAAATATCAGGGATCTCCGCCCCAGTCTTTAATGCTGAAGGCCTAGTTGGCGTGATTACCTTGACAATGCCAACCTATCGGTTTAACCCCAAAATGGCTGCCACCATCAAAAGTAACGCTAAAGCGTTAACAGAATTACTAGGAGGTCAATTCCAAGCTCAAGTTTAGTCGCCCACCCTAAGAAACCAGAGGGGAATCAAGAATCCGTGATTTCTCAATTCCCCTCTTGTTTTTTACAACAGCACTGCG is part of the Polynucleobacter tropicus genome and harbors:
- a CDS encoding CaiB/BaiF CoA transferase family protein, which translates into the protein MSTKNKLPYEGVRVVEFTHMVMGPTCGMILGDLGADVIKVEPIDGDKTRNLLGSGAGFFPMFNRNKKSIAVDMKTPEGIEIVKKLVASADVVSENFKPGTMAKLGLDYDTLKKSDPKIIYVSHKGFLPGPYDHRTALDEVVQMMGGLAYMTGPEDRPLRAGTSVNDIMGGIFGAIGVMAALRQRDITGEGQEVQSSLFENNVFLVGQHMMQYAVTGNAAKPMPSRISAWAIYDVFEVQGGEKIFLAVVSDTQWKIFCDAFGFADLYEDPTLKLNNQRVQARPTLIPEVRRRLADFSAKHISDIFEKNGLPFAPITKPERLFDDPHLIATGGLAPIKITDGPKAGAETTTPLLPLLMDGKRLGVRHNPPKAGEQSKEILVDLGYGEDQISKFAANGAVHI
- a CDS encoding hydroxymethylglutaryl-CoA lyase is translated as MNSTSTDILISEVGPRDGLQSIKSIMPTEKKNAWIDALYTAGIREIEVASFVPAKLLPQMADADQVVRYAKNLPGLTVMALVPNLKGAQAAIEAGVDKVTVPVSASAAHSLANVRKTREEMIEEVKKIAQYRKDYAPHVKVEAGIATAFGCTLQGLVPEDEVIWMAEQVIAAGADESGLSDTTGYANPAQIKRLFKRLKAAIGDKAGAAHLHNTRGLGLANCLAAYEEGVTSFDSSMGGLGGCPYAPGASGNVVTEDLVFMFEAMGIKTGVNLDLLFEARQPLQIGVPNEAIYGMVPEAGVPKGFEPATHWSN
- a CDS encoding IclR family transcriptional regulator yields the protein MPKISSKQNSVKIALSDTGVASVDKALGILRLFHSDAPELSLMQIAERTGLYKSTALRMLASLESALLVIKKMDGKYALGPTIASLYAAYQHQQSLEAIVMPILNKLMRITHESAAFHVRQGDKRLCLYRVDSNQALRDHIKVGDLLPIDKGAGGKVLRAFEGSKDKASAQIRKDMVLAITGDRVKEISGISAPVFNAEGLVGVITLTMPTYRFNPKMAATIKSNAKALTELLGGQFQAQV